One Pectobacterium cacticida genomic window, ATGAGCTGTCCGGTAAAGTCGCGCGCCTGACGCTGGATGAAAAAACGGGACAGCTTACGCTACTCGATTTCACAGACAGCATTCCAGCGGATGCGGGAATGCGGGTGGGAACGATTGCGCCGGATAAAAAGCGTGCCGATAACAGACCGAAAATATGGAGCGCGGATCTACGCCTGACGCCCAATGGAAAATTCTTGTACGTATCGGAACGTACCAAAAGCACAATTACGCTATTACGGGTTGAACCGAAAACGGGTCAGTTGAAATACATTACGCGCTACCCGACGGAAACGCAGCCGCGCGGTATGCAGATCGATCCCAGCGGCAAATTCCTGATCGCCAGCGGCGAAAAATCGACATCGCTGTCGGTGTATCGCATCAACCAGGACAACGGGGATTTAGTGCGAGTGGGGCAATTCCCAACCGGAAAAGGTGCGAACTGGGTCGAAATCGTTAACCTGCCGTAATTATCGCCCATCAATGAAAAACGCCCCTTTTTGTGAAAGGGGCGCTCGGCGACGGGAATGATGGTCGTTTAAGCATGAATTTAGGGGAAACACGATGCTGGGGTTCCCGCAGGAGTGCACCACACCGTGATAATCCCGGTATCTCGATCCTTAAACGATCGACATTCACGCATCTATAGATCGTTATTTCGCGGCCTCGGCGGCGGTCTTCACCCAGCCGTCAAACAATTGCTGATGGGCTTTGATCCAGCCATCGACATGACGTTCGATATCCTGCTGTGATCCCTCACCTTCATGCATACGTAGGTTCTGCGCATTCACATCGGCAATCGGCAACTTCATGATAGCAAACAGCTTGGCTGCGGCTGGGTTTTTCTCTGCCCACGCCTTATTCGCCGCGATCCTCATGTTATTGACCGGGAAGCCGTAGTCGGCCCCGTTAGGCAACTTGGTACTGACGCCCTTCATCGCGCCGGGTTGAGAAGAAAAAGGTACCTGCAACCACACAACGTCACGTCCTGGAACCAGTACATCACTCACCCAGTAAGGCGTCCATGTGTAGTACAGAATCGGCTTGCCTTCTTTATAACGCGTAATGGTATCGGCGATCATCGCTGCATAGTTGCCCTGATTATGCTCCACCGTGTCGGTTAGGCCATAGGCGGGGAGATGGTTATTGATAACGGCTTCACATCCCCAACCCGGCGTACATCCCGTGAGATCGGCTTTGCCATCGCCATTAGTATCAAACAGTTTGGCGATTTTCGGATCTTTTAACTGCGCAATGTTGGTGATTTTGTATTTATCAGCCGTTTTCTTATCGATGAGATAACCCTGTGCAGCGCCGGTGACGTATTCCCCCTGGCGGTAGAACTTCGCGTCCCCGCCAGCGGCTTGGTATTGATCGGCGTGCAGCGGATCCCAGTTTACCGCGATAAACGTGGCGTCGCCGGAGGCGATTGAGGTATAGGCGACATTGTAATCTACCTCTTGTGGCGGCTGTACATCATAGCCGAGCTTTTCCAGCGCGCGGCTGACCAACAGCGTCTGGAACGTCTCCTCGGAGATGGTGCTTTGCACCGGAACAACGGAGATACCTTTGCCCGGCTGTGCGGTGTCAGCAGCATAAACGTGTGTGCTCAATAGTGCTGTCGTCAGGGCAGCAGCCCAGAGTTTAGTGTTACGCATCATGATTCCCTCTGTTTTTATACCCGTCATACTTCAAGTTGCATGTCCGTTGGCTGCGCTCTAGTCACCTGAATCACTTACCTCTGTAAGCTCATCGGGACGCCTTCTCTTGCCGCTTGCCTGAAACTCGAATGATTTAAGGTATATTGTTGCGTTGCGGATAAAACGAATAGTGAATGTTGCCGCTTGTCTGACGTATGCCAGACAAGCGGGACGAGCGTTACGGCTTGATGAAAGGACGTGTCAGCAGACCAATTGGGCCGCTGGCATACCAGCTTTTGTTGCCCTTACTGCGACGGTCACGTCCCAGAGACTGGGTAAGACGGTCAAGAATAATCGCCA contains:
- the proX gene encoding glycine betaine/L-proline ABC transporter substrate-binding protein ProX — its product is MRNTKLWAAALTTALLSTHVYAADTAQPGKGISVVPVQSTISEETFQTLLVSRALEKLGYDVQPPQEVDYNVAYTSIASGDATFIAVNWDPLHADQYQAAGGDAKFYRQGEYVTGAAQGYLIDKKTADKYKITNIAQLKDPKIAKLFDTNGDGKADLTGCTPGWGCEAVINNHLPAYGLTDTVEHNQGNYAAMIADTITRYKEGKPILYYTWTPYWVSDVLVPGRDVVWLQVPFSSQPGAMKGVSTKLPNGADYGFPVNNMRIAANKAWAEKNPAAAKLFAIMKLPIADVNAQNLRMHEGEGSQQDIERHVDGWIKAHQQLFDGWVKTAAEAAK